A segment of the Streptomyces sp. L2 genome:
GAACCGCGACATCGACCTCGGGATCGTGGGCGACGCGGGACTGGTCCTGAAGTCGGTCGACGAGGCCGCGTCCGGGCGCGTCAACGGCGGTGCCGCCCGGCGCAAGGAGTGGCTGGACGAGCTGCGCGCCGCCGAACAGGCCGCGCTCGACAAGCGGTTGCCGCAGCTGCGCTCCGACGCCTCGCCGATCCACCCATACCGGCTGGTCAGCGAGATCAACGACTTCCTCACCGAGGACTCCATCTACATTGGCGACGGCGGGGACATCGTCACCTTCTCCGGGCAGGTCGTGCAGCCCAAGTCGCCCGGCCACTGGATGGACCCGGGCCCGCTCGGCACGCTCGGCGTCGGCGTCCCCTTCGTGCTGGCCGCCAAGCAGGCGCGGCCCGACAAGGAGGTCGTGGCGCTCTTCGGCGACGGGGCCTTCTCCCTCACCGGCTGGGACTTCGAGACCCTCGTCCGCTACGGCCTGCCGTTCGTCGGCATCGTCGGCAACAACTCCTCCATGAACCAGATCCGTTACGGCCAGGCCGTCAAGTACGGCAAGGAGCGCGAGCGGGTCGGCAACACCCTCGGCGACGTGCCGTACGACGAGTTCGCGCGGATGCTCGGCGGTCACGGCGAGGAGGTCCGCGACCCCGCCGGCATCGGCCCCGCCCTGCGCCGGGCGCGGGAGTCGGGCAAGCCGTCGCTGATCAACGTCTGGGTCGACCCGGACGCCTACGCCCCCGGAACCATGAACCAGACCATGTACAAGTGAGGTGAACGCCCATGACAGCCAGGGCACTCGAGGGCATTCGCGTCCTCGACATGACCCACGTCCAGTCCGGCCCCTCCGCCACCCAGCTGCTCGCCTGGCTCGGTGCCGACGTGGTCAAGCTGGAGGCGCCGTCCGGGGACATCACCCGCAGGCAGCTGCGGGACCTGCCGGACGTCGATTCCCTCTACTTCACGATGCTCAACTGCAACAAGCGGAGCATCACGCTGAACACCAAGACCGAGCGCGGCAAGGAGATCCTCACCGAGCTGATCCGGCGCTCCGACGTCATGGTGGAGAACTTCGGGCCGGGCGCGGTCGACCGTATGGGATTCACCTGGGACCGCATACAGGAGATCAACCCGCGGCTCGTGTACGCCTCCATCAAGGGGTTCGGTGAAGGCCCCTACACCGGATTCAAGGCGTACGAGGTCGTCGCGCAGGCCATGGGCGGGTCGATGTCGACCACCGGCTTCGAGGACGGGCCGCCGCTCGCGACGGGCGCCCAGATCGGGGACTCGGGCACCGGCGTGCACCTCGTCGCGGCGATCCTCGCGGCGCTGCTCCAGCGCGAGCGCACCGGACGCGGCCAGCGGGTCAACGTGGCCATGCAGCACGCCGTGCTCAACCTGTGCCGGGTGAAGCTGCGCGACCAGCAGCGCCTGGCCCACGGGCCGCTCGCCGAGTACCCGAACGAGGACTTCGGCGACGCGGTCCCCCGCTCCGGGAACGCCTCCGGCGGCGGCCAGCCCGGCTGGGCGGTCAAGTGCGCGCCGGGCGGCCCGAACGACTGGGTGTACGTGATCGTGCAGCCCGTCGGCTGGAAACCCGTCAGTGAGCTGATCGGCCGGCCGGAACTCGCCGACGACCCCGAGTGGGCGACGCCCGAGGCCCGCCTGCCGAAGCTGAACAAGATGTTCCAGCTGATCGAGGAGTGGTCCGCGACGCTGCCCAAGTGGGAGGTGCTGGAGCGGCTCAACGCCCACAACATCCCCTGCGGGCCGATCCTGTCCGCACGGGAGATCATCGAGGACGCCTCGCTGGCCGCCAACGAGATGGTGGTGCGCGTCGAGCACCCCGAGCGCGGCGAGTTCGTCACGGTCGGCAGCCCCCTGAAGCTGTCCGACTCCCCCGTCGAGGTGCGCAGTTCCCCGCTGCTCGGCGAGCACAACGCCGAGGTGTACGTCGGCGAACTGGGCCTCGGTGACGAGGAACTGCGCCTGCTGAAGTCGAACGGGGTGATCTGAGGTGATGGCCGAGGACCGGCTGACGAAGGTGCGGTCGCTGCTCGACGCCGTGCGCGGCGAGGGCCGTACCGCGCTGACGGCGCCCGAGGGCAAGGTGATCGCCGACGCGTACGGGATCGCCGTACCGGGCGAGGCGCTGGCGGCGGACGTGGACGAGGCGGTGGCGGCCGCGGCGCGGTTCGGCGGGCCGGTCGTCATGAAGATCGTCTCGCCGGACATCCTGCACAAGACCGACGCGGGCGGTGTGGTCGTCGGGGTGCGGGGCGCGGCGGACGTGCGGGCCGCGTTCCACCGGATCGTGGAGAACGCGCGCGCGTACGACGCGGACGCCCGGATCGAGGGTGTGCAGGTACAGGAGCTGCTGCCGCCGGGACAGGAGGTCATCGTCGGCGCGGTCACCGATCCGACGTTCGGGAAGGTCGTGGCGTTCGGGCTCGGCGGTGTGCTGGTCGAGGTGCTGAAGGACGTGACGTTCCGGCTGGCCCCGGTCGGCGCCGACGAGGCCCTGTCGATGCTCGACTCCATCCGGGCGGCGCCGGTCCTGCGCGGGGTGCGGGGGCGGCCGGGCGTGGACCGGTGGGCCCTCGCCGAGCAGATCCGGCGGGTGTCCGAACTGGTCGCGGACTTCCCGGAGATCGCCGAGGTGGACCTCAACCCGGTGATCGCGACGCCCGAGGGCGCGGTGGCCGCCGACATCCGGATCATCCTCGCCACCTCGCAGCCGGAACCCCGTCGGCGGTATGCACGCGACGAGATCCTGTCGACGATGCGCCGGCTGATGCAGCCCTCCTCCATCGCCGTGATCGGCGCCTCCAACGAGCCGGGCAAGATCGGCAACTCGGTGATGCGCAACCTCCTCGACGGCGGCTTCGCCGGGGAGATCCACCCGGTGAACCCCAAGGCCGATGACATCCTGGGCCGGAAGGCGTACAAGAGTGTCACGGACGTTCCCGGTGAGGTGGATGTGGCCGTCTTCGCCATTCCCGCCCCGTTCGTGGCCGCGGCGCTGGAGGAGGTGGGGCGCAGGAACATCCCCAACGCCGTCCTGATCCCCTCCGGTTTCGCGGAGACCGGCGAGCACGCGCTCCAGGCGGAGATCGTGGCGGTCGCCGAACGGTACGGCGTCCGCCTGCTCGGCCCGAACATCTACGGCTACTACTCCACCTGGCAGGACCTGTGCGCCACGTTCTGCACGCCGTACGACGTCAAGGGCGGTGTGGCGCTGACCTCGCAGTCCGGGGGCATCGGCATGGCGATCCTCGGCTTCGCGCGCACCACTAAGACGGGTGTGTCGGCGATCGTGGGCCTCGGCAACAAGGCCGACCTGGACGAGGACGACCTGCTCACCTGGTTCGGTGAGGATCCGCACACCGAGTGCATCGCGATGCACCTGGAGGACCTCAAGGACGGGCGGGCCTTCGTGGAGGCGGCGCGCGCGACGGTGCCGAAGAAGCCGGTGGTGGTGCTGAAGGCGGGCCGTACGGCGGCGGGCGCGAAGGCCGCCGGCTCGCACACCGGGGCCCTCGCGGGCGACGACGCGGTGTACGACGACATCCTGCGGCAGGCCGGTGTCATCCGGGCGCCGGGACTCAACGACATGCTGGAGTACGCGCGCGCGTTGCCGGTACTGCCGGCGCCCCGGGGCGACAACGTGGTCATCATCACCGGCGCGGGCGGCAGCGGCGTGCTGCTGTCCGACGCGGTCACCGACAACGGGCTGTCCCTGATGGAGATCCCGCCCGATCTGGACGAGGCGTTCCGCCGGTTCATCCCGCCGTTCGGGGCGGCCGGCAACCCGGTGGACATCACGGGCGGCGAGCCGCCGTCGACGTACGAGGCGACGATCCGGCTGGGACTTGAGGATCCGCGGATCCACGCGCTCGTCCTCGGCTACTGGCACACGATCGTCACCCCGCCGATGGTGTTCGCGGAGTTGGCCGCGCGCGTGGTCGCCGAGTTCCGGTCCAAGGGGATCGAGAAGCCGGTCGTGGCGTCCCTCGCGGGCGACGTCGAGGTCGAGGCGGCCTGCCAGTACCTCTTCGAACACGGCGTCGTGGCCTACCCGTACACGACGGAGAAGCCGGTGGCCGTACTCGGCGCGAAGTACAGGTGGGCGCGGGCGGCGGGGTTGCTGGGGGGCGGTTCATGAGCTGAGTGAGCGTTGGGGCGGCCGGCGGTGCGCGCCGGCCGCGCCCGGGACCCGTGCGCGCACGAAAGGCATTGGACAGGGGGCGCTGGCCAGAACTTTCGACGCAAGGGGCACCACGAGATGCAAACCACCGATCCACCCGCCTCTCTGCTGTGCAGGGAGGTGAGGGACCGCAACGGCCGTGTGTACCGGGTCGGCGAGAGCGCCGGCGAGTTGACGGGACGCGACCGGATCTGGATGGCCGTCCTGCCCTGGCTGGGCATGACGGGCGTCGCCTGCGCCGGGTACGCGTTCCTCGCGGCGCAGGACACGCTGGGGGGCGCCCGTCCGTGGGGCGGGGGCATGCTGTGGCCGGCCGGCCTGTGGGCGGCGGCCCTGGCGGGCGCGGCCCGGTGGTCCGGGCGGCGGCGTGAGAACGGCCCGCTCTCCGCCAGCGCGGCCGTGACCGCGGGGGCGTTCGCCACCCTGCTCGGGTGCCTCGCCCTCGCCCTCGCGCCCGGTGTGCCGGTCGTCCGCCTCGGCTCCGCCCTGGTGGGCGGCACCGGTGCCGGCCTGGTGCACGCGACCTGTCTGACGCTGCCGGGCAAGTGGTGGCCGGAGCGCCGGGGCGGTCCGACGGCGTTCGTGGCGAGTGGCCTCGTCATCGGCGCCGTACCGTTCCTCCCCGGTCTCGCCGGCTGGCCGGCGGCGGACGCCGGGCAGCGCACTGTGCTCGCCGCGGCCGGTGCCGGAGCGTGTCTGGTGGTGGCGGCGGCCGGCCGGCTCCTTGGGGACCCGCCGAAGAACTGGTGGCCGCCGCACACCGACCCGCTCAGGGCTCCGGCGGCCCGGGGCGGACTGGAATCGAACCTGCCTGCCGTACGGCACTACACCCCCGAAGCGGCCGTCCGCGCCCCGGCGTTGTGGCTGCTGGGACTGTGCCTGCTGGGTGCGGCCGGCACCACCGCGCTCGGACTGCGGGGGCTCGCCCACCACGGCGCCGGCCCGGGGGCCGGCGGCGGGCTCGCGTGGGCCGTCGTGGCGGGCGGCGCGGCCGCGGCGGGCGCCGGGGCACTGTCCGACCGGCTGGGCCGGCGCCGCACCCTGGCCGCGGCCTGTCTGCTGCTGGGCGCCGCCCAGTTCGGGGCGGTGGCGGCCGGCCGGACGGACGGCGTGCCGCTGCTGGTGTGCTGTGCGGCCGCCACCGGGCTGGCCGGGGTCGCCGTCCTCGGGCTCGTCACCGCGCTGGCCGCGGACCACTTCGGTGAGAACCACCACGCGAGTGTCTACGGGCTGCTCGCGGGCGCCTGGCTCCTCCCGGCGGTCGTCGTCGGCACCGGCACCGGTGCCGACGGCCGGGACCCGCACGGCGCCCTCCTCCTGGCGGGCTGCACCGGGCTCGCATGCGCCGTACTGGCGCTGTTCCTCAAGGCTCCGGGCCGACCGAGTGCCCGGCGCATCGTCCCCAATCCCCACCCCCTCGGCGAGGAGATGGCCTGACATGACGCCTGATCCGATGGCAACCCGGAACACGCCGGCCGATCCCGGCGCGGCGAACCGCTCGTACCGCGAAGTCACCGACTCCCGGGGGCGGGTCTACCGCGTCGGCGAGACGGACCGCGACCTGCTCGGCCACTCGCGCAAGCTGATGGTGTACCTGCCGTGGATATCCATGATGGCCATCAGCGTGTCCGAGTACGCCTACGGCTCCGCGGAGGACACCCTGTCCGACGCGCACGGCTGGACGCAGAGCAACACCTTCTGGATCCTCAGCGTCTGGGTGTTCTTCCAGGCGGGCATCGCCTTCCCGGCCGGCTGGCTGCGCGAGCGGGGCATCCTCACCGCCCGCCGCGCCATGTACATCGGCTCCGCGATGTGCCTGCTGGGCTTCCTGTCCCTGTCCCACTTCGACAACGTGGCGCTCGCGATCTGCGGCTTCGGGGTCGTGGGCGGGCTGGGCTCCGGGCTGATCTACGCGACCTGCATCAACATGGTCGGCAAGTGGTTCCCGGAGCGGCGCGGTGCGAAGACCGGCTTCGTCAACGGCGGTTTCGCCTACGGTTCGCTGCCGTTCATCTTCATCTTCAACTACGCCTTCGACACCGGGAACTACAACGAGGTACTCGACCTGATCGGCGTCTACGTGCTGATCGTGGTCGCGGTGTGCGCGTTCTTCTTCAAGGACCCGCCGAAGAACTGGTGGCCGGCCGAGGTCGACCCGCTGTCGCACTCCGGGAACAGCAAGAGTGCCGCGAGCCTGGCGAAGAACCCCCCGGCGGTACGGCAGTTCACGCCGAAGGAGGCCATCAGAACCGGCATGCTCCCGCTGATGTGGATCACGGTGGTGATGACGGGAGGCGTGTCGATCTTCGGTATCTCCTTCCAGGTGGACTTCGCGAAGGACATCGGCTTCGGACCGCTGGTCGCGGCCTCGTCGATGGGCGTGATGGCCGTCATCAACGGGGTCGGCCGTGCCGTGGTCGGCTGGCTGTCGGACCTGTGGGGACGCAAGACGGCGCTGATCTTCGTGATCCTCGTCCTGGGCGTCGCCCAGTTCGGGGTCATCTGGGCCGGTGACATGAAGAGCGAGTGGCTGTTCCTGTTCTTCGCGTTCCTCTCCGGTTTCGGCGGCGGCGCCTTCTACCCGATGTTCGCCGCGCTGACCCCGGACTACTTCGGCGAGAACTACAACGCCACCAACTACGGCCTGGTGTACAGCGGCAAGCTGATCAGCGGCCTGTTCGGCGGCGGCCTGGGCTCCATGGTGGTCGGCGCCTGGGGCTACAACGGCGCCTACGCGCTGGCCGGCGGGATCTCGATGCTGGCGGCCGCGCTGGCCCTGCTGCTGCGCCAGCCGGGACGGGACGGCGGCACGGAGACGGCGCCCGCGGCGCCGAAGCCGCAGCCGGCCACCTGACCCCGGCGATTCCGCGGCCTGATCCCCGCCGTCCCGCGGCCTTCCGCCGCCCGTTCCTGTCCGGCTCGCTTTCCCCCGCCGGGCTCCCCGGTGTTCCCCCTCCGCGATCCGCTCCCGGGTCGGGGCGGGGGAACGCGGGCTGCCGGGCGGGGGGCGGCGGGCGCGCGGGTGCTTGGCGGAGGGTGGCCGGGGCGGAGCGGGGTGGCCGGGCCAGAGGCCCATGTCAAGAGGCCCGGATCGGGCCTGGGAAGGCGGGCTGCCGGGCGGCGGGTCGCGGGCGCCCGGGTTGGCGGTGCGGGGCGCGGCCACCCTCAGGAACAGCGGGTCAGGAGCGGCGGCCAGGAGCCCCGGGGCGGGATGCCCGAGGCGGAGGCCCGGGACGCGAGGCCGGCCCGAGGCGGGAGGCCGGTCCGGGTCAGGAGGCGTCGCGTTCGAGGTAGGACTGGCGTGTGTGCTCGGTGTGTTCGCGCATCAGGCGGGTCGCGCGCCGGGCGTCGCGGTCGACGATCGCCAGGATCATCTCCTGGTGCTCCTCCCAGGAGGTGCCGCCGCGCAGCCGGGCCACCGGCGTGTAGTACCAGCGGACGCGCCGGTCGACCTGGGCGGCGAGTTCGGCGAGGACCGCGTTGCCGGCCAGTTCCATGATCTTGGCGTGGAAGGCGGCGTTCAGGGCGACGGCCCGCGTGATGTCGTTCTCGGCGGCGGCGATACGGCCCTCCTCCACGATGCGCTGCAGGGCGGTGATGCCCGCCTCGCCCGCGTTGAGCGCGGCCAGCCGGGCCGCCTCGGCCTCCAGGAGGGTGCGCACGGTCAGGAGCTGGTCGGCCTCCTCCTCGGTCGGCTCGTGCACGAACGCGCCCTGGGCGGGCCGCAGATCGACCCAGCCCTCGGTGTTGAGCCGCTGCAGCGCCTCGCGCACCGGCTGCCGGGAGACGCCGAGGTGTCCGGCGAGTTCGCTCTCCACCAGGTGCTGGCCGGGCTGCAGGGCGCGGGTGGTGATCAGCTCCAGGAGGGCCTCGTAGACGCGCTCGCGCAGCGGGCCGGGACGCTCCAGCCTGGGCACGGAGCCCTGCGGCAGTCCGGTCGGCAACATGGCGATCCCCCTCCTGGGCAGGTGCCGTGTACAGCGGACGGTATGCGGTACACGGTGCACTGCTCACTATGGATTGTTTATCGTCTACAGTCTACGGCGCACAGAAGCCAGACCCGGCGCGCGTTGCGTGCGTCACGGGCACCGTACGACCTGGCCTGCGTACGAGAGGTTGCCGCCGAAACCGAACAGCAGGACCGGGTCGCCGCCGCGTACCGCTCCCTGCTCGATCAGCTTGGACAGGGCGAGCGGGATGCTCGCGGCGGACGTGTTGCCCGATTCGGTGACATCGCGCGCGACCACCGCGTTGACGGCCCCGATCTTCCCGGCGAGCGGCTCGATGATGCGCAGGTTGGCCTGGTGCAGGACGACCCCGGCGAGGGCGGCGGGTTCCAGGCCGGCCTTCTCGCAGGCCTGCCGGGCGATGGCCGGCAGCCGGGTGGTGGCCCAGCGGTAGACGCTCTGCCCCTCCTGGGCGAAACGGGGCGGGGTGCCCTCGATCCGCACGGCGTGCCCCATCTCGGGCACGGAGCCCCACAGCACCGGCCCGATGCCCGCCGCCTCGCCGGGTGCGCAGGCCTCGACCACGGCGGCGCCCGCGCCGTCGCCGACCAGGACACAGGTGGAGCGGTCGCTCCAGTCGGTGACCTCGGACATCTTGTCGGCGCCGATGACGAGCGCGCGGGTCGCCGCGCCCGCGCGGACGGTGTGGTCGGCGGTGGCCAGCGCGTGGGTGAAGCCGGCGCAGACGACGTTGACGTCCATCGCCGCCGGACCGGGGATACCGAGCCGGGCGGCTAGCCGGGCGGCGGTGTTCGGGGAGCGGTCGATCGCGGTGGAGGTGGCGACCAGCACCAGGTCGATGTCCTCCGGGGTGAGCCCCGCGGCGGCGAGGGCCTTGGCGGCGGCGTGCGCGGCGAGTTCGTCGACCGGCTCGTCGGGGCCGGCGATGTGGCGGGTACGGATGCCCACCCGGCTGCGGATCCACTCGTCGCTGGTGTCCACCAGGTCGGCCAGGTCGCCGTTGGTGAGCACGCGGGCGGGCTGGTAGTGGCCGATCGCGGTGATGCGCGAGCCGTTCATCGGGCGTGTCCCCCTCATTGCCGTGGGTAGCGGGACCCACCAGTCTCTTCGGTGACTCACGGGTACGAGGGCAACTGAAGTCACAGGAATCGGACGCGGAGATTGTCGGCTTCCGCAGCGGCGGAGCCTCGGCGCCGTGCGGGTGTGCGCGGACTCTTGTCGGCCGTGACTCCATACTGTAGACAATATTTCGTCGACAACCCATCTCGACACCCCGCCCCCACACCCCACCTCCGCGGTATCCCTCAAACCGAACGGAGTGTTCCGTGAAAGTCGCAGTCCTCGGCGCCGGTGCGATCGGCGCCTACGTCGGTGCCGCGCTCCACCGCGCCGGCGCCGATGTGCATCTCGTCGCCCGTGGACCGCATCTGGCGGCCATGAGGCAGCACGGAGTGCGCGTGCTCAGCCCCCGCGGCGACTACACCGCGCACCCGAACGCCACCGACGACCCGGCCGAGATCGGCCCGGCCGACTACGTCTTCCTGGGCCTGAAGGCCAACTCCTACGCGGCGTGCGGGCCGCTGATCCAGCCGCTGCTGCACGAGCGCACGGCGGTGGTGGCCGCCCAGAACGGCATCCCCTGGTGGTACTTCCACCGGCACGGCGGCCCCTACGACGGCCATCGCGTCGAGAGCGTCGACCCCGGCGGCGCCGTCAGCACCGTCCTCGCCCCCGAACGGGCCGTCGGCTGCGTCGTCTACGCGGCGACGGAACTGGCGGCGCCCGGCGTCGTCCGGCATCTGGAGGGCACGCGGTTCTCCGTCGGCGAGCCCGGCCGCGAGATCTCGGCGCGCTGCCTGGACTTCAGCGAGGCGATGCGCGCCGGCGGCCTGAAGTGCCCCGTCGAACCCGACGTGCGCAACGACATCTGGCTGAAGCTGCTCGGCAACATCTCCTTCAACCCGATCAGCGCCCTCACCCGGGCCACCATGCGGCAGATGTGCCTGCACGGCGGCACCCGCCGGGTCGTGGAGACGATGATGCGCGAGAGCCTGGCGGTCGCCGAGGCCCTCGGGTGCGAGGTCGGCGTCTCCGTCGAACGGCGGCTCGCGGGCGCGGAACGCGTCGGCGACCACCGCACCTCCACGCTCCAGGACCTGGAGCGCGGCAAGCCGCTGGAGCTCGACGTGCTGCTCGCGGCCGTCGTCGAACTCGCGGACGTCACCGGCGTCGAGGTGCCCACCCTGCGCACCGTGCACGCCATCTCGGACCTGCTCGCGCTGACGAGCGCCGCATGAGGAGCGTCGTATGAGGAAGCGGCAACCGAAGACCTACACCCGGCTCACCCACCCCCTGGTGCGCGACGCGCGCGACGAACCGTTCCGGCGGGCGAGCTGGGAGGAGGCGCTGGACCGCACGGCGCGGGGCCTGACACGCAACCGGGGCGCGTTCGGCATGTTCTCCTGCTCCCGCGCGACCAACGAGATGAACTACGTGGCGCAGAAGTTCGCCCGGGTCGTGATGGGCACCCACAACGTCGACTCGTGCAACCGGACCTGTCACGCGCCCAGCGTGGCCGGGCTGGCGGCGGCGTTCGGCTCCGGCGGGGGCACGTCGTCGTACGAGGAGACCGAGCACACCGACGTCATCGTGATGTGGGGCTCCAACGCCCGCTTCGCGCACCCGATCTTCTTCCAGCACGTGCTCAAGGGCATACACAACGGTGCCCGGATGTATGCGGTCGACCCCCGCCGCACCTCCACCGCCGAGTGGGCGGAGAGCTGGCTCGGGCTGAACGTGGGCACCGACATCCCGCTGGCGCACGCGGTCGGCCGCGAGATCATCCACGCGGGCCTGGTCAACGAGGCGTTCGTCGGGCGGGCGACGACCGGTTTCGAGGAGTACGAGAAGCTGGTCGAGCCGTGGACGCTGTCCCTCGCCGAGAAGGTGACGGGCGTGCCGGCCCGCGCGATCCGTGAGCTGGCGCACGCCTACGCGCGGGCCGAGCGCGCCCAGTTGTGCTGGACGCTGGGCATCACCGAGCACCACAACGGCACCGACAACGTCCGCGCGCTGATCAACCTGTCCCTGCTCACCGGTCACGTCGGCCGCTACGGCTCCGGTCTGCAGCCGCTGCGCGGGCAGAACAACGTGCAGGGCGGCGGCGACATGGGCGCGATCCCCAACCGGCTGCCCGGATTCCAGGACATCCTCGACCCCGACGTCCGGCTGCGGTTCGAGTCGGCCTGGGACACGGTGATCGAGCCGCACTACGGGCTGGACCTGACGGACATGTTCAAGGCGATGGAGGACGGCTCGCTGCGGGCCGTGTACTGCGTCGGGGAGAACCCCGCGCAGTCGGAGGCCGACACCGAACAGGCGGTACGCCGGCTGGGGGCGCTGGACTTCCTCGTCGTGCAGGACATCTTCCTCACGAAGACCGCCGAACTGGCCGACGTGGTGCTGCCGGCGACCGCCGGCTGGGCGGAGACGGAGGGCACCACCACCAACAGCGAGCGGCGGGTGCAGCGGGTGCGCCGGGCCGTCACCCCGCCCGGCGAGGCCCGCGAGGACATCGACATCATCTGCGACCTGGCGGCCCGGCTCGGCCACGACTGGAAGTACGCGGACCCGGAGGCCGTCTGGAACGAGCTGCGGTCGGTGTCGCCGGACCACTACGGGATGACGTACGAGCGGCTGGTGGAGCACCAGGGCATCCAGTGGCCCTGCCCGAGCACCGAGTCGCTCGAACCGCCGTATCTGCACGGCCGGTTGTGGGAGACGGACCCCGGCCGGCGGGGCCGGGCGGCGCCGTTCGGGCTGGTGCGGCACGATCCGCCGGTGGACCTCACCGACGAGGAGTACCCCATCCGGCTCACCACCGGGCGGCGGCTGGACTCGTACAACACCGGGGTGCAGAGCGGCGGTTTCGCCTCCCCGCTCAGGCGCGGCGAGTACGTGGAGCTGTGCCCGGAGGACGCCGAGCGGTACGGGGTGGCCGTCGGTGAGGAGGTCCGGGTGTCCTCGCGGCGCGGCTCGGTGGTGGCGCCGGTGTGGGTCGACACGGGGCTGCGGCCCGGCCTGGCCTTCATGACCATGCACTTCCCCGACGAGGTGGACACCAACGCGCTGACGATCGAGGCGACGTGCCCGATCGCGGGGACGGCGGAGTTCAAGGCGTCGGCGATCCGGATCGAGAAGCTCCCGGCCACGACGTACGTGAGGTGATCCGACGTGGACCTGCACTTCGGCGACAGCAAGCCGACGGACGAGGAACGGGCCGCCGTCGACGCCCTGTTGGGGCCCGCGGAGTCCTCCTGGGAGGGCGCCGACCGGTCGGACGCGGACCTGAGGTGGGCGCGTGGCGGCCGTGCGGCCCGTGACCGCCGCGACCTGCTGCTGCCGGGGCTGCACGCGCTCAACGACCGCGTCGGCTGGATCAGCGAGGGCGCCCTGGACTACC
Coding sequences within it:
- the frc gene encoding formyl-CoA transferase, giving the protein MTARALEGIRVLDMTHVQSGPSATQLLAWLGADVVKLEAPSGDITRRQLRDLPDVDSLYFTMLNCNKRSITLNTKTERGKEILTELIRRSDVMVENFGPGAVDRMGFTWDRIQEINPRLVYASIKGFGEGPYTGFKAYEVVAQAMGGSMSTTGFEDGPPLATGAQIGDSGTGVHLVAAILAALLQRERTGRGQRVNVAMQHAVLNLCRVKLRDQQRLAHGPLAEYPNEDFGDAVPRSGNASGGGQPGWAVKCAPGGPNDWVYVIVQPVGWKPVSELIGRPELADDPEWATPEARLPKLNKMFQLIEEWSATLPKWEVLERLNAHNIPCGPILSAREIIEDASLAANEMVVRVEHPERGEFVTVGSPLKLSDSPVEVRSSPLLGEHNAEVYVGELGLGDEELRLLKSNGVI
- a CDS encoding acetate--CoA ligase family protein, whose amino-acid sequence is MAEDRLTKVRSLLDAVRGEGRTALTAPEGKVIADAYGIAVPGEALAADVDEAVAAAARFGGPVVMKIVSPDILHKTDAGGVVVGVRGAADVRAAFHRIVENARAYDADARIEGVQVQELLPPGQEVIVGAVTDPTFGKVVAFGLGGVLVEVLKDVTFRLAPVGADEALSMLDSIRAAPVLRGVRGRPGVDRWALAEQIRRVSELVADFPEIAEVDLNPVIATPEGAVAADIRIILATSQPEPRRRYARDEILSTMRRLMQPSSIAVIGASNEPGKIGNSVMRNLLDGGFAGEIHPVNPKADDILGRKAYKSVTDVPGEVDVAVFAIPAPFVAAALEEVGRRNIPNAVLIPSGFAETGEHALQAEIVAVAERYGVRLLGPNIYGYYSTWQDLCATFCTPYDVKGGVALTSQSGGIGMAILGFARTTKTGVSAIVGLGNKADLDEDDLLTWFGEDPHTECIAMHLEDLKDGRAFVEAARATVPKKPVVVLKAGRTAAGAKAAGSHTGALAGDDAVYDDILRQAGVIRAPGLNDMLEYARALPVLPAPRGDNVVIITGAGGSGVLLSDAVTDNGLSLMEIPPDLDEAFRRFIPPFGAAGNPVDITGGEPPSTYEATIRLGLEDPRIHALVLGYWHTIVTPPMVFAELAARVVAEFRSKGIEKPVVASLAGDVEVEAACQYLFEHGVVAYPYTTEKPVAVLGAKYRWARAAGLLGGGS
- a CDS encoding MFS transporter, translating into MQTTDPPASLLCREVRDRNGRVYRVGESAGELTGRDRIWMAVLPWLGMTGVACAGYAFLAAQDTLGGARPWGGGMLWPAGLWAAALAGAARWSGRRRENGPLSASAAVTAGAFATLLGCLALALAPGVPVVRLGSALVGGTGAGLVHATCLTLPGKWWPERRGGPTAFVASGLVIGAVPFLPGLAGWPAADAGQRTVLAAAGAGACLVVAAAGRLLGDPPKNWWPPHTDPLRAPAARGGLESNLPAVRHYTPEAAVRAPALWLLGLCLLGAAGTTALGLRGLAHHGAGPGAGGGLAWAVVAGGAAAAGAGALSDRLGRRRTLAAACLLLGAAQFGAVAAGRTDGVPLLVCCAAATGLAGVAVLGLVTALAADHFGENHHASVYGLLAGAWLLPAVVVGTGTGADGRDPHGALLLAGCTGLACAVLALFLKAPGRPSARRIVPNPHPLGEEMA
- a CDS encoding OFA family MFS transporter, giving the protein MTPDPMATRNTPADPGAANRSYREVTDSRGRVYRVGETDRDLLGHSRKLMVYLPWISMMAISVSEYAYGSAEDTLSDAHGWTQSNTFWILSVWVFFQAGIAFPAGWLRERGILTARRAMYIGSAMCLLGFLSLSHFDNVALAICGFGVVGGLGSGLIYATCINMVGKWFPERRGAKTGFVNGGFAYGSLPFIFIFNYAFDTGNYNEVLDLIGVYVLIVVAVCAFFFKDPPKNWWPAEVDPLSHSGNSKSAASLAKNPPAVRQFTPKEAIRTGMLPLMWITVVMTGGVSIFGISFQVDFAKDIGFGPLVAASSMGVMAVINGVGRAVVGWLSDLWGRKTALIFVILVLGVAQFGVIWAGDMKSEWLFLFFAFLSGFGGGAFYPMFAALTPDYFGENYNATNYGLVYSGKLISGLFGGGLGSMVVGAWGYNGAYALAGGISMLAAALALLLRQPGRDGGTETAPAAPKPQPAT
- a CDS encoding GntR family transcriptional regulator — its product is MLPTGLPQGSVPRLERPGPLRERVYEALLELITTRALQPGQHLVESELAGHLGVSRQPVREALQRLNTEGWVDLRPAQGAFVHEPTEEEADQLLTVRTLLEAEAARLAALNAGEAGITALQRIVEEGRIAAAENDITRAVALNAAFHAKIMELAGNAVLAELAAQVDRRVRWYYTPVARLRGGTSWEEHQEMILAIVDRDARRATRLMREHTEHTRQSYLERDAS
- a CDS encoding beta-ketoacyl-ACP synthase III is translated as MNGSRITAIGHYQPARVLTNGDLADLVDTSDEWIRSRVGIRTRHIAGPDEPVDELAAHAAAKALAAAGLTPEDIDLVLVATSTAIDRSPNTAARLAARLGIPGPAAMDVNVVCAGFTHALATADHTVRAGAATRALVIGADKMSEVTDWSDRSTCVLVGDGAGAAVVEACAPGEAAGIGPVLWGSVPEMGHAVRIEGTPPRFAQEGQSVYRWATTRLPAIARQACEKAGLEPAALAGVVLHQANLRIIEPLAGKIGAVNAVVARDVTESGNTSAASIPLALSKLIEQGAVRGGDPVLLFGFGGNLSYAGQVVRCP
- a CDS encoding 2-dehydropantoate 2-reductase, translating into MKVAVLGAGAIGAYVGAALHRAGADVHLVARGPHLAAMRQHGVRVLSPRGDYTAHPNATDDPAEIGPADYVFLGLKANSYAACGPLIQPLLHERTAVVAAQNGIPWWYFHRHGGPYDGHRVESVDPGGAVSTVLAPERAVGCVVYAATELAAPGVVRHLEGTRFSVGEPGREISARCLDFSEAMRAGGLKCPVEPDVRNDIWLKLLGNISFNPISALTRATMRQMCLHGGTRRVVETMMRESLAVAEALGCEVGVSVERRLAGAERVGDHRTSTLQDLERGKPLELDVLLAAVVELADVTGVEVPTLRTVHAISDLLALTSAA